A stretch of the Methylacidiphilum caldifontis genome encodes the following:
- the gyrB gene encoding DNA topoisomerase (ATP-hydrolyzing) subunit B produces the protein MPIESDISTVSKVEVSYDASRIEKLEGLEAVRKRPGMYIGPTDERGLHHCVFEVLDNSIDEHLAGYCTRIEVIIHVDGSVSILDNGRGIPVDLHPKFKIPAVELVLTNLHAGGKFSQGVYKYSGGLHGVGAKCVNALSEWFKVEVFRDGKVYRMEFRRGKTSKPLEVVGKTQKTGTLITFKPDPEIFTQTLEFKTEIIAKRLRELAFLNPGLEILLLDERQLGDAKPTPYRFFFKEGIAEFVSEFTQDLKPLCPRPIVIQKQKDDLIIDCVLQYTEGYTEQIFCYTNGIPNPDGGSHLSGLKTALTRSINQYGKANNLFKEKDPPISGEDVREGLVCILSLKHPAPSFESQTKVKLVSPEVEGIVSSLVYEGLMSYLELNPQVAKRIVEKALTAARAREAAKKAREAVRKTALSGGGLPGKLADCSIRNPEQAELFIVEGDSAGGSAKQGRNRQFQAILPIRGKLINVEKARLDKVLNNEEIQTIITAVGTGIGEGDGEGSFLLDRLRYHKIILMTDADVDGSHIRTLLLTFFYRQMPELINKGHVYIAQPPLYLVGKKKEEYYVQSDEELNKILIEHGVKNVELFTITTEKVFRGNELLGLLSKLEKLCQFSKYLELHGIDFDLLLSKKDTESGKLPEHIVRVWENNQEKLYFFFDERQLGQFADENPDLLLFETSGGEIIPPNLADVPENEGVVGGRRATYLELFESPMVMKILKELSQVGFEVSRYRSKDTPLYKMIVKKGEKGEKQLDIFSIGQILDLIKENGKEGVEIKRFKGLGEMNPKQLYETTMDPQKRKLLKVEIADAIEAEKIFVTLMGEEVEPRKRFIEENALHVKNLDI, from the coding sequence GATGAACACTTGGCCGGCTATTGTACAAGAATAGAAGTCATTATTCATGTCGATGGATCGGTTTCTATTTTGGATAATGGTCGGGGTATACCGGTTGATCTCCATCCTAAATTTAAAATTCCAGCCGTTGAACTTGTTTTAACGAATCTCCATGCCGGGGGAAAATTTAGTCAGGGAGTGTATAAATATTCAGGGGGATTGCATGGTGTGGGGGCCAAATGTGTAAATGCTTTATCGGAATGGTTCAAAGTCGAAGTTTTTAGGGATGGGAAAGTCTATAGGATGGAGTTTAGGAGAGGCAAAACCTCTAAGCCGCTTGAAGTTGTTGGCAAAACGCAGAAAACGGGCACGCTTATTACCTTTAAACCTGACCCTGAAATTTTTACCCAAACCTTGGAGTTTAAAACCGAAATTATTGCTAAAAGGTTGAGGGAACTTGCCTTTTTAAATCCAGGCTTGGAGATATTGCTCTTGGATGAAAGACAATTAGGGGATGCCAAGCCCACTCCTTACAGGTTCTTTTTCAAAGAGGGCATAGCGGAGTTCGTATCCGAGTTTACCCAGGATTTGAAACCCCTTTGTCCTCGGCCGATTGTGATTCAAAAACAGAAAGACGATCTTATTATTGATTGTGTTCTACAATACACCGAGGGTTATACAGAACAGATTTTTTGTTATACTAATGGCATTCCTAATCCCGATGGAGGAAGTCATTTGTCGGGGTTAAAAACAGCCCTTACTCGATCGATTAATCAATATGGCAAAGCGAATAACCTCTTTAAGGAAAAGGATCCTCCGATTAGCGGGGAGGATGTTCGGGAAGGGTTAGTGTGTATTCTTTCTCTTAAACATCCTGCACCGAGTTTTGAGTCACAAACCAAAGTCAAGCTTGTTTCTCCAGAAGTAGAAGGGATTGTTTCCTCTCTGGTTTACGAAGGTTTGATGAGTTACTTGGAACTTAATCCTCAGGTTGCTAAAAGGATCGTTGAAAAGGCTTTGACTGCAGCACGGGCCCGGGAAGCAGCAAAAAAAGCCAGGGAAGCTGTACGTAAAACAGCATTGAGCGGGGGAGGGTTACCTGGGAAACTTGCCGATTGTTCCATTAGAAATCCAGAACAGGCTGAACTTTTTATCGTCGAAGGAGATTCCGCAGGAGGATCGGCAAAACAGGGTAGAAATAGGCAATTTCAGGCTATTCTTCCCATAAGAGGAAAATTGATTAATGTAGAAAAAGCAAGGTTGGACAAGGTTCTTAATAACGAAGAAATTCAAACCATTATTACGGCAGTGGGGACGGGGATCGGAGAAGGTGATGGAGAAGGATCCTTCCTATTAGATAGGTTGAGATATCATAAGATTATTTTGATGACCGATGCCGATGTGGATGGTTCTCATATTCGCACTCTTCTTTTAACTTTTTTTTATCGACAGATGCCCGAGCTGATCAACAAAGGGCATGTGTACATCGCCCAACCTCCTTTGTACCTAGTAGGAAAGAAAAAAGAGGAGTATTACGTACAAAGCGATGAAGAGCTCAACAAGATTCTCATTGAGCATGGAGTTAAGAATGTCGAGCTTTTTACGATTACGACAGAGAAGGTTTTTCGTGGCAATGAGCTGTTGGGACTGCTTTCAAAGCTAGAAAAACTGTGCCAATTCTCTAAATACTTGGAACTGCATGGTATAGATTTTGATTTGCTCCTGTCTAAAAAAGATACCGAGAGTGGTAAACTGCCTGAACACATCGTCCGGGTTTGGGAAAATAATCAAGAAAAGCTTTACTTTTTCTTCGATGAAAGACAACTTGGACAGTTCGCTGACGAAAATCCAGATCTCCTTCTTTTTGAAACTTCAGGAGGAGAGATCATTCCCCCTAACCTGGCTGATGTCCCTGAAAATGAAGGGGTAGTTGGCGGAAGACGAGCCACTTACCTGGAGTTGTTTGAAAGCCCCATGGTTATGAAAATTCTAAAAGAACTTTCTCAAGTGGGTTTTGAAGTCAGCCGTTATAGATCAAAAGATACTCCGCTTTATAAAATGATTGTCAAAAAGGGGGAAAAAGGAGAAAAGCAACTCGATATTTTTTCAATTGGACAAATCTTGGACCTAATAAAAGAAAATGGGAAAGAAGGGGTTGAAATCAAACGGTTTAAAGGTCTAGGAGAAATGAACCCCAAGCAGCTCTATGAAACGACAATGGATCCTCAAAAAAGAAAGCTTCTAAAAGTGGAGATTGCTGATGCCATTGAAGCTGAAAAGATATTTGTCACCCTCATGGGGGAAGAAGTTGAACCCAGGAAACGGTTCATAGAAGAAAACGCCTTGCACGTAAAAAACTTAGATATATAA
- the gyrA gene encoding DNA gyrase subunit A — protein MPQQPENGNQELDNRSSASVRLVDVSEEMKSCFIDYAMSVIISRALPDVRDGLKPSQRRILFAMHELGLAPNRKHLKCAKIVGETMGNFHPHGDQAIYPTLVHMAQPWAMREVLIDGQGNFGSIEGDPPAAMRYTEARLSSAGALLMADMEKDTVDFVPNYDETRMEPSVFPAAFPNLVVNGGTGIAVGMATNIPPHNLSETIDGLVALIDQPGLSTDDLLRYIQGPDFPTGGVILGKEGIAHYFATGRGSLKVRGTIHFEELRGGKSAIIIDEIPYNVNRAALVEKIGELVNQKVIPEILDIRDESDENTRVVIELKRDAIPKVVANNLYKHTPLQTNFAVNMVAIDRLRPKSLNLKELLSCYLDHRHEVVVRRTRFDLNKALERAEILEGFLIALSRLEDFIQIIRQSSNRDEARRKLLGLEFLAEEIEALGIADYDQRLNEGEIYRLTLRQVEAILDLRLYQLTGLEREKIASEYAELLAKIKEFREILASEEKIWAIVRAELLEVKEKYGNPRKTKIVADEGEVAFEDLIANQRVVITLTHNGFIKRTSLDSYRSQRRGGRGVIGMSTLDTGVEEERDFVESLFNASTHDYLLFFTTDGRVYIQRVYEIPEKERASKGKNIASILELKPTEEIASMLRIVANPQSLDGREYALDKEGYIFFCTSKGKVKKTAICEFRNIRKGGITAISIDENDKLIDCMFTDGQKEIVLITREGQSIRFAETDVRPMGRNAAGVNGIDLQPGDEVVGATVVDNRATLLVVSEKGIGKRTSFDEYRKQKRAGFGIKTMKTTDKTGKVVSALTVLEDDELMLLTLKGNVIRIRIKDLRKTGRNTQGVRLVQMDSDDKVTSIARIIPDKEENEETLVP, from the coding sequence ATGCCACAGCAACCTGAAAACGGCAACCAGGAATTGGATAATAGGAGCAGTGCCTCGGTACGACTTGTCGATGTTTCCGAGGAGATGAAGAGCTGTTTTATAGACTATGCGATGTCCGTGATCATTTCACGGGCATTGCCCGATGTAAGGGATGGCTTGAAACCTTCTCAGAGAAGAATTCTTTTTGCCATGCATGAGCTAGGCCTAGCCCCCAACCGGAAACATTTGAAATGTGCAAAAATCGTGGGCGAAACGATGGGTAATTTCCATCCTCATGGGGATCAAGCGATTTATCCAACCCTTGTCCATATGGCTCAACCTTGGGCAATGCGAGAAGTGCTCATTGATGGGCAGGGAAATTTTGGATCTATTGAAGGCGATCCACCTGCAGCCATGCGTTATACTGAAGCTCGGCTTTCTAGTGCGGGAGCTTTGCTGATGGCGGATATGGAAAAGGATACCGTGGATTTTGTCCCTAATTATGATGAAACGCGGATGGAACCTTCGGTATTTCCTGCTGCATTCCCCAATTTAGTGGTAAACGGTGGAACAGGTATTGCCGTGGGTATGGCTACAAATATACCTCCTCATAATCTTTCAGAAACGATAGATGGGTTGGTGGCTTTGATTGATCAACCTGGGCTTTCTACCGATGATCTTTTAAGATACATACAGGGACCCGATTTTCCTACCGGTGGGGTGATCTTGGGCAAGGAAGGAATAGCCCATTATTTTGCCACGGGCAGAGGCAGTCTTAAGGTAAGAGGTACAATCCACTTTGAGGAACTCAGGGGGGGCAAATCAGCGATTATTATTGATGAAATTCCTTATAATGTCAACAGGGCTGCTCTTGTCGAAAAAATTGGCGAACTTGTAAATCAAAAAGTTATTCCTGAAATTTTGGATATAAGGGATGAATCCGACGAAAATACCCGGGTGGTCATCGAACTGAAAAGAGATGCTATTCCCAAGGTCGTTGCTAACAATCTTTATAAACACACTCCCTTGCAGACCAATTTTGCCGTCAATATGGTTGCTATCGACCGGCTCCGGCCCAAGTCTCTCAACTTGAAAGAATTGTTGAGTTGTTATCTTGATCATAGGCATGAAGTCGTGGTGAGACGAACTCGGTTCGATTTAAATAAAGCCTTGGAAAGGGCCGAGATCCTCGAGGGTTTTTTAATCGCTTTAAGCAGGCTAGAAGATTTTATCCAGATTATAAGGCAATCTTCTAACAGGGATGAAGCCAGAAGAAAACTGTTAGGTTTGGAGTTCTTGGCTGAGGAAATAGAAGCTCTTGGAATTGCTGATTATGATCAAAGACTAAACGAAGGAGAAATCTATAGGCTAACCTTGAGACAAGTTGAAGCTATTCTGGATTTAAGATTGTATCAATTGACAGGCCTTGAAAGAGAAAAAATAGCTTCTGAATATGCAGAACTTTTGGCTAAAATTAAAGAGTTTAGGGAAATACTGGCTAGCGAAGAAAAAATCTGGGCCATAGTCAGGGCTGAGCTTCTTGAGGTTAAAGAGAAGTATGGGAATCCAAGAAAAACAAAAATTGTGGCCGATGAAGGGGAGGTCGCTTTTGAAGATCTTATCGCTAATCAGCGTGTGGTCATTACCTTGACCCACAACGGGTTTATTAAGAGAACAAGCCTGGATAGTTACCGGTCTCAAAGGAGGGGAGGAAGGGGAGTCATTGGCATGTCCACATTGGATACAGGAGTTGAAGAAGAGCGAGATTTCGTTGAATCTTTATTTAATGCGTCAACGCATGATTACCTTCTTTTTTTTACAACCGATGGCAGAGTTTATATCCAGAGAGTCTATGAAATTCCTGAAAAAGAAAGGGCGAGCAAAGGTAAAAACATAGCCAGCATTCTTGAATTAAAACCGACCGAAGAGATCGCCTCTATGTTAAGAATTGTGGCAAATCCACAATCTTTGGATGGAAGAGAATATGCTTTGGATAAAGAAGGCTATATCTTTTTCTGCACCTCAAAAGGGAAGGTTAAAAAAACAGCTATTTGTGAGTTTCGAAACATTCGAAAAGGGGGGATAACCGCTATTTCTATCGATGAGAATGACAAACTTATTGATTGCATGTTTACGGATGGGCAAAAAGAGATTGTTTTGATCACCAGAGAGGGGCAAAGCATAAGGTTTGCAGAAACAGATGTCCGTCCTATGGGAAGAAATGCAGCTGGAGTAAACGGCATTGATTTGCAGCCTGGAGACGAGGTCGTGGGAGCGACTGTGGTCGATAATAGGGCAACATTACTAGTCGTCAGTGAAAAAGGAATAGGGAAAAGAACTTCTTTCGATGAATATCGCAAGCAGAAAAGAGCGGGATTTGGGATAAAAACGATGAAAACGACAGATAAAACGGGTAAAGTGGTATCAGCCCTTACGGTTTTAGAAGACGATGAACTCATGCTCCTTACTCTTAAAGGCAATGTGATCAGGATTCGGATTAAAGATCTTCGAAAAACGGGAAGGAATACACAAGGAGTGCGACTCGTTCAGATGGATAGTGACGATAAAGTTACTTCCATAGCCCGCATTATCCCAGATAAAGAAGAAAACGAAGAAACTTTAGTTCCTTGA
- a CDS encoding L-threonylcarbamoyladenylate synthase produces MKDNEFNAEIKKAIEKAVDILHKGQLVAIPTETVYGLAADALNPEAVVRIFELKKRPRIDPIIVHCSSLEEVRSYVAHLPHEARILAENYWPGPLTLVLKKKDLIPDIVTAGLPFAGFRVPKHPLTLKLIEKFAKPLAAPSANRFGKISPTTAQAVYEEFDQLIPMILDGGPCQVGIESTVVSFAQNPPLLLRFGAISKEEIERKIGPVNVPSSDTGWNLAPGRFPKHYAPSTPLEIIHRLSDIPPHKRQNCALLYWGEEDSQGFKIARNLSPKRSFSEAAVNFFQMMRELDKSGVEKIYALLLPEKELGVAINDRLKKAAGL; encoded by the coding sequence ATGAAAGATAATGAATTTAATGCAGAAATAAAAAAGGCAATAGAAAAGGCTGTTGATATTTTACACAAAGGCCAGCTCGTTGCCATTCCTACCGAAACCGTTTATGGTTTAGCTGCTGATGCTTTGAATCCTGAAGCAGTAGTTCGAATCTTTGAACTTAAAAAAAGGCCAAGAATAGACCCTATTATTGTTCATTGTTCTTCCCTTGAAGAAGTCCGTTCTTATGTCGCCCATTTACCCCATGAAGCAAGAATACTTGCAGAAAACTATTGGCCTGGTCCTCTAACCCTTGTTCTTAAAAAAAAAGATCTTATTCCTGACATTGTTACCGCAGGACTCCCTTTTGCTGGTTTTAGAGTACCTAAACATCCGTTAACTCTAAAATTAATTGAAAAATTCGCTAAACCTCTTGCAGCACCTAGCGCTAACAGGTTTGGCAAAATCAGTCCAACCACCGCTCAAGCCGTATATGAAGAGTTCGACCAGCTTATCCCCATGATTTTAGATGGTGGACCATGCCAAGTTGGAATTGAATCAACCGTTGTTTCTTTTGCTCAAAATCCTCCCTTACTGCTTCGATTTGGAGCCATTTCAAAAGAAGAAATAGAAAGAAAAATAGGTCCAGTCAATGTCCCCTCTTCCGACACAGGATGGAATCTTGCACCCGGCAGGTTTCCAAAACATTATGCACCCTCAACCCCGCTAGAAATTATCCATAGGTTATCCGACATACCTCCTCATAAAAGGCAAAATTGTGCCCTTCTTTATTGGGGAGAAGAAGACAGTCAAGGCTTTAAAATAGCAAGAAATCTTTCCCCAAAAAGATCTTTTTCCGAAGCCGCTGTCAATTTTTTTCAGATGATGCGGGAACTGGATAAAAGTGGGGTAGAAAAAATTTATGCTTTACTGTTGCCTGAAAAAGAGTTGGGTGTAGCCATCAATGATAGGCTTAAAAAAGCAGCTGGCCTCTAA
- the fmt gene encoding methionyl-tRNA formyltransferase — translation MMRVVFIGTGEFGVPSLEAIALDGRYAIPGVVTQADKPIGKQKELIPSPIKKIALEHHIWVFQPENINSAVSIQQIQFLKPDVLVVCDYGQILSKEVLAIPSVGALNIHGSLLPKYRGASPIQAAIMNLDKETGVTVIWMDEGIDTGDILMSDKLLIRSTDTADSLHKRLAELGARLIIQSLEAIIAGKAPRIPQNDALASYAKKIKKEQALIDWTKDRHEIDAMIRAFNPWPVAFTTLWIGGEKKILKIFKVIISHRARGVPGEVVRIDRHGILVATGRTGGLLLREVQLEGRKRMHAADFARGARLAIGTILGKQDEQ, via the coding sequence ATGATGAGAGTTGTTTTTATAGGAACGGGAGAATTTGGGGTTCCAAGTCTTGAGGCTATAGCATTGGATGGAAGATATGCTATACCTGGGGTTGTGACTCAAGCAGATAAACCCATAGGCAAGCAAAAAGAACTAATCCCTTCACCTATAAAAAAAATCGCCTTGGAACACCACATATGGGTTTTCCAACCTGAAAATATAAACTCTGCCGTATCCATTCAACAAATCCAATTTCTTAAACCCGATGTTCTTGTCGTGTGCGATTATGGACAAATATTATCTAAAGAAGTACTTGCAATTCCTTCGGTTGGAGCCTTAAACATCCATGGTTCGCTTCTTCCTAAGTATCGAGGTGCTTCCCCCATTCAGGCTGCAATAATGAACTTGGACAAAGAGACCGGAGTAACAGTCATATGGATGGATGAAGGGATCGATACGGGAGATATTCTAATGAGTGATAAACTCTTGATACGTTCCACAGACACAGCAGATTCCTTGCATAAGAGATTAGCTGAGCTTGGTGCTCGATTAATTATCCAATCATTAGAAGCGATTATAGCGGGTAAAGCTCCTCGAATTCCCCAAAACGATGCCTTGGCTTCTTATGCTAAAAAAATCAAAAAAGAACAAGCTCTTATTGATTGGACAAAAGATAGACACGAAATCGATGCAATGATTCGAGCTTTTAATCCATGGCCAGTAGCTTTTACTACGCTATGGATTGGAGGAGAAAAAAAGATCCTTAAAATATTTAAAGTGATTATTTCACATCGGGCCAGAGGTGTTCCGGGAGAAGTAGTGCGGATCGATCGACACGGCATTCTTGTGGCTACTGGCCGTACTGGGGGGCTTTTGCTCAGGGAGGTTCAACTTGAAGGAAGAAAAAGGATGCATGCGGCTGATTTTGCCCGTGGGGCAAGATTAGCTATAGGTACCATTCTAGGGAAACAAGATGAGCAATGA
- a CDS encoding DUF4412 domain-containing protein has protein sequence MIKIRILLAFLFSFFIVLSLHAQRPFSLPKQFSVSQVIKVGNGEIIQRIFVDGDKIRVEGPTGIQQQINIIRKDKKVIYTLFPEEHIYFEHPVKEETPLYDITPGDPAAKWTLLGTDSLQGVSCDKYLMESKAGKATFWIVKDTGAPLQIMPEKGNILVVWKDYKVGPQPEDLFVIPSGYQQIENYSIDQEEKTQELPQGNSKPIIPSSPHNAQ, from the coding sequence ATGATAAAAATAAGAATATTATTGGCTTTTCTTTTTAGCTTTTTCATAGTTTTGAGCTTACATGCTCAAAGGCCATTTAGTTTACCCAAGCAATTTTCGGTTTCACAAGTCATAAAAGTGGGTAATGGAGAGATCATTCAAAGGATTTTTGTTGATGGAGATAAAATTAGGGTAGAGGGACCCACGGGGATCCAACAACAAATAAATATTATTCGTAAAGATAAAAAAGTGATTTATACCCTTTTCCCCGAGGAACACATATATTTTGAGCATCCCGTCAAAGAAGAAACCCCTTTATATGATATTACTCCTGGTGATCCTGCAGCAAAATGGACACTTCTTGGGACAGATAGTCTTCAAGGGGTGAGTTGTGATAAATACTTGATGGAATCCAAAGCGGGCAAAGCTACTTTTTGGATTGTTAAAGATACGGGAGCCCCCCTGCAGATTATGCCTGAAAAGGGAAACATATTAGTGGTATGGAAAGATTACAAAGTTGGCCCACAACCCGAAGACCTTTTCGTCATTCCCTCAGGTTACCAACAAATTGAAAACTACTCGATCGACCAGGAAGAGAAGACTCAAGAACTTCCCCAGGGAAACTCAAAACCCATCATTCCTTCTTCTCCTCATAATGCTCAGTAA
- a CDS encoding DMT family protein: MKTVLLLILSNIFMTLAWYLHLKFKNKPLPSAIMMSWGLAFFEYIFQVPANRIGSSSFSVTQLKVLQECITLAVFTLLAWIIFKESPSWNLLIAYLFIIGAVFFAFKG, translated from the coding sequence ATGAAAACCGTTTTGCTTCTAATTCTTTCTAATATTTTCATGACCCTAGCATGGTATCTCCATCTGAAATTCAAGAATAAACCTTTGCCTTCGGCTATAATGATGAGTTGGGGTCTTGCTTTTTTTGAATATATCTTTCAAGTACCCGCCAATAGAATAGGATCTTCCTCGTTCAGTGTCACTCAGCTCAAAGTTCTCCAAGAATGCATTACCCTTGCCGTGTTTACTTTGCTTGCTTGGATTATTTTCAAAGAATCACCCAGCTGGAACCTCTTGATTGCCTATTTGTTTATTATCGGTGCAGTGTTTTTCGCTTTTAAAGGATAG
- the acs gene encoding acetate--CoA ligase translates to MGDQQSQERSYLSLKIYPPHSFSQKALIDTQQKYKALYKESIDNPELFWGKVAQEIDWFKPWEKTSNGELIHPQWFCGGSLNVSYNCLDRHLKGNRKSKRALVWEGENGESLTYSYEELTKEVCITANVLKKHGVGKSDTVVIYMPLIPQAIITMLACARIGAIHNVVFAGFSSKSLLERILDSGARLIVTADGGFRRGKIIPLKTRVDEAASLSNQIKKVLVFKRTGSAVQMIEGRDYWMEKERAGVEEFCDPAVLDSEQPLFILYTSGTTGKPKGIVHSSGGYLVQTAFSTKMIFDLKEEDLYWCTADIGWITGHSYVVYGPLANGASIFIYEGAPDFPSFDRFWQLIEKYKITIFYTSPTAIRAFIKWGLQWIANHELSSLRLLGSVGEPINPEVWMWFYRHVGKEKCPIVDTWWQTETGSILISPLPGATPMKPGSATFPFFGISPEVVDEQGNPLPPGRNGFLVIKGPWPSMFRGIYKDENSYKKIYFSRIPGVYFTGDGAYKDEEGYFWITGRIDDVINVSGHRIGSAEVENALVSHPAVAEAAVVGIPDPYKGEALIAFITLKEGYLASTELVQVLKDHVVKEIGSLARPQEIRFLDTLPKTRSGKIVRRLLKEVSLQGRITGDTTTLEDSQFIDKIGKI, encoded by the coding sequence ATGGGTGACCAACAGAGTCAAGAAAGATCTTATTTATCGCTAAAAATCTATCCTCCTCATTCTTTTTCTCAGAAAGCACTTATCGATACTCAACAGAAATACAAGGCATTATACAAAGAGTCGATCGATAATCCTGAACTCTTCTGGGGAAAAGTAGCTCAAGAAATAGATTGGTTTAAACCCTGGGAAAAGACATCTAATGGAGAGCTTATTCATCCTCAATGGTTTTGTGGGGGCAGTTTAAATGTCTCTTATAATTGCTTGGATAGGCATTTGAAAGGAAATAGAAAAAGCAAAAGAGCTTTGGTTTGGGAAGGCGAAAATGGAGAAAGCCTCACTTACAGTTACGAAGAGTTAACCAAAGAAGTCTGCATTACGGCGAATGTTCTAAAAAAACATGGAGTAGGCAAGTCTGATACGGTTGTTATTTACATGCCTTTAATCCCTCAGGCCATTATCACCATGCTTGCCTGTGCTCGAATTGGCGCTATCCATAATGTCGTCTTTGCCGGGTTTAGCTCGAAGTCATTACTAGAAAGAATACTCGATAGTGGGGCTCGTCTAATAGTTACAGCTGATGGAGGATTTCGCAGGGGAAAGATAATTCCTCTTAAAACCAGAGTAGATGAGGCGGCTAGCCTAAGCAATCAAATAAAAAAGGTGCTTGTTTTTAAAAGAACAGGCTCTGCGGTTCAAATGATCGAGGGAAGGGATTACTGGATGGAAAAAGAACGAGCTGGGGTTGAAGAATTTTGTGATCCAGCTGTCCTTGATAGTGAACAGCCTCTTTTCATCCTTTATACCAGTGGGACTACGGGCAAACCTAAAGGAATAGTTCATTCTTCGGGTGGATATCTGGTCCAGACCGCTTTTAGTACCAAAATGATTTTTGATCTCAAAGAAGAAGACTTGTATTGGTGTACGGCTGATATCGGATGGATTACAGGACATAGCTATGTTGTTTATGGGCCTTTAGCCAATGGAGCTTCGATTTTTATTTATGAAGGTGCTCCTGATTTTCCTTCCTTCGACCGGTTTTGGCAGTTGATTGAAAAATACAAGATAACTATTTTTTATACCTCTCCTACTGCCATAAGGGCATTTATCAAATGGGGATTGCAGTGGATTGCGAACCATGAGTTATCTTCTTTAAGATTACTTGGGAGTGTGGGAGAACCCATTAACCCAGAAGTATGGATGTGGTTCTATCGTCATGTGGGCAAAGAAAAGTGTCCTATTGTAGATACTTGGTGGCAGACAGAAACAGGGTCAATTCTTATTTCACCCTTACCTGGAGCCACGCCAATGAAACCTGGCTCAGCAACCTTTCCCTTTTTTGGCATATCTCCAGAAGTCGTTGATGAACAGGGCAATCCCCTACCCCCAGGCCGTAACGGTTTTTTAGTTATCAAAGGACCGTGGCCCTCCATGTTTAGGGGAATATACAAAGATGAAAACAGTTACAAAAAAATATATTTCAGTAGAATACCTGGAGTTTATTTTACAGGAGATGGAGCTTACAAAGATGAAGAAGGCTATTTCTGGATTACGGGTCGGATCGATGATGTCATAAACGTTTCTGGCCATCGTATTGGTTCTGCCGAGGTAGAAAATGCCTTAGTCAGTCATCCTGCGGTAGCCGAAGCAGCCGTTGTAGGCATTCCTGATCCCTATAAAGGAGAGGCCCTGATCGCTTTTATTACTCTTAAAGAAGGTTATTTGGCTTCAACTGAACTTGTTCAAGTTTTAAAAGATCATGTTGTCAAGGAAATTGGCTCCTTGGCCAGGCCACAAGAGATCCGTTTTCTTGATACACTGCCCAAAACCAGAAGTGGGAAAATTGTCAGAAGACTTTTAAAGGAAGTCAGCCTGCAAGGACGGATTACCGGGGATACAACAACACTTGAAGATAGTCAGTTTATAGATAAAATAGGAAAAATTTAA
- a CDS encoding sigma 54-interacting transcriptional regulator codes for MSSPPQSHSSYVIIGRSKLADELRKMVAIASSTDQPVLITGETGSGKEFIAQAIHFNSSRASYPFISIHCSSLPEELAENELFGENLTSLDRQQPPARQKGKWLEATGGSLFFDEIEELKPSLQSKILRLFDQSKKDLSHKAIRIIASNKGNLEKEMHQGHFRKELFFRLNVIRIRVPSLRERKEDITDFVHYFISKYSKDNPKHISKKALEVLLRYHWPGNIRELENLIIRLCLTLQKRTIDPLDIDLPFVNRFESNEMEHLFNLPLPKALEELEQMFIQKALAECPTRSAAAKKLGIVRPLLYAKLRKYDIR; via the coding sequence ATGAGCAGCCCTCCCCAATCCCATTCTTCATATGTTATAATTGGTAGGAGCAAATTAGCAGACGAACTTCGAAAAATGGTTGCTATCGCTTCTTCTACCGATCAGCCTGTCCTTATAACAGGGGAAACGGGCAGTGGCAAGGAATTCATTGCCCAAGCCATTCATTTCAATAGCTCAAGAGCTTCCTATCCATTTATTTCCATTCATTGCAGTTCACTTCCAGAAGAGTTGGCAGAAAATGAACTCTTCGGGGAGAATCTGACCAGCCTTGATCGACAACAGCCCCCGGCAAGACAAAAAGGAAAGTGGCTAGAGGCTACAGGAGGATCACTTTTCTTTGACGAGATCGAAGAACTAAAACCTAGCTTACAATCCAAAATACTTCGGCTTTTTGACCAATCAAAAAAAGACCTCTCACACAAGGCTATTCGGATAATTGCTTCTAATAAAGGCAATCTTGAAAAAGAGATGCATCAGGGTCATTTCCGCAAGGAGCTATTCTTTCGACTCAACGTTATTCGAATACGGGTTCCTTCTCTTAGAGAAAGAAAAGAAGATATTACCGATTTCGTGCACTATTTTATCTCTAAATATTCCAAGGATAACCCTAAACATATTTCAAAAAAGGCTCTAGAGGTCCTTCTTCGTTATCACTGGCCTGGTAACATAAGAGAGTTAGAAAACTTGATCATTCGACTTTGTTTAACTCTCCAAAAAAGAACAATCGATCCTTTAGATATTGATCTTCCTTTTGTCAATCGTTTCGAATCAAATGAAATGGAACATCTTTTCAACCTCCCCTTGCCCAAAGCTTTGGAAGAACTTGAACAAATGTTTATCCAAAAAGCTCTTGCTGAATGTCCAACCCGCTCAGCGGCTGCCAAAAAATTGGGTATTGTTAGACCTCTTCTCTATGCCAAGTTGAGAAAGTATGATATTCGATAA